One region of Opitutaceae bacterium genomic DNA includes:
- a CDS encoding RHS repeat-associated core domain-containing protein: MRKIVGTAQLPRAQAGAGATWPAATTGAYDRTTWTYGSATGLLLAKTDANSMSVTYAYDAAGRMSSRAWARGVVTNYGYDPATGQLLSTTYSDGTPAVTYTYDRRARIATVIDGVGSRTLSYTAYDQLSNEALTLTGFGTGSIAYTNDVYGRRTQSSPMMQRTGSTAFGQGVNYAYAAGTGLLSSVSGPATFTYTYLANSGLPASINDNSSQSKVLTWAAHRDDLVSYDNRYSGGSFSAHRFEYTRDEISRIVIETQYKEDSLFSGIPFSYNPRSELTSGPGSVVSYDEQGNRVTGNGAAYQANALNQYTAVGGSAWTHDADGNLLSNGTQTNVYDAENRLVHVTKGSMVHSFAYDYRHRLVKYTGYWQPWGGYGYSTAGTSWRLYDGDRVTLRYDTVGAYTQTAQYLWGRDLAGRHASGDGTGGLLVVWSNGIGYLPHYDGRGNIWGFSGGYSRSLSAFGEVAFYPSGLPANMPIGLLTYAHGTKEYFSDLGLHNYGRRIYDPKSGRFIGRDPIQENGGLNLYAFVRNNPANWWDYLGMGALNCSYYEGQQDCEDEEVITLEPFGVDAESYKEEEDPNFDPFSFPDLDIRDELDDFSEEGEPGPGAETNSENAKLKKECDGLAKIIGTFQGEAQKALNRFNSQLAYSRRLANSFKNDNLAFLKDGTGFIGDMGGDLAFNWGAGKLLPDEIGQIAGELKDSVSESSDGKAWLTLGHLTLATYFTINYFRPTIYRSPNFGSIAKYGGGSLLVGTIAIKAYEHFGATAYNEWQQAEIMEQTNQATSQLMGDYLHQDGLVKQFQH, encoded by the coding sequence GTGCGGAAGATCGTAGGAACTGCGCAGCTACCGAGAGCACAGGCTGGAGCAGGCGCCACCTGGCCCGCGGCGACAACCGGCGCGTATGACCGGACGACATGGACCTATGGATCGGCGACAGGGTTGCTTCTGGCGAAGACCGATGCAAACTCCATGAGCGTGACGTATGCGTATGACGCCGCCGGACGCATGAGCTCGCGCGCCTGGGCGCGCGGGGTGGTGACGAACTATGGCTACGACCCGGCCACCGGACAGCTCCTGTCGACAACCTATTCGGACGGTACGCCGGCAGTCACCTACACCTACGACCGACGCGCGCGCATCGCCACGGTGATTGATGGCGTGGGCAGCCGAACGCTGAGTTACACGGCGTACGATCAGCTCTCCAACGAGGCGCTGACGCTGACGGGATTCGGCACTGGGTCTATCGCATACACCAATGATGTTTATGGCCGGCGGACGCAGAGTTCGCCGATGATGCAACGCACCGGCTCAACTGCTTTTGGCCAAGGGGTGAACTACGCCTATGCAGCGGGAACCGGGCTCCTGTCCTCGGTCAGCGGACCAGCGACATTCACCTACACGTACCTCGCAAATTCAGGGCTGCCAGCTTCGATCAATGACAATTCCAGTCAATCAAAGGTACTCACCTGGGCGGCGCACCGCGATGATCTCGTGTCGTATGACAATCGGTACAGTGGCGGGAGTTTCAGCGCGCACCGCTTCGAGTACACCCGCGATGAGATTTCGCGCATCGTGATCGAAACGCAGTACAAGGAGGACAGTCTCTTTTCCGGCATTCCCTTCTCCTACAATCCACGATCGGAACTGACATCCGGACCGGGAAGCGTCGTGAGTTATGACGAACAAGGCAACCGCGTGACGGGAAATGGAGCCGCCTATCAGGCCAATGCGCTCAACCAGTACACGGCGGTCGGCGGCAGCGCGTGGACCCACGATGCCGACGGCAATCTCCTCAGCAATGGCACGCAGACCAATGTCTACGATGCGGAGAATCGCCTCGTTCATGTGACAAAGGGTTCGATGGTTCACAGCTTTGCCTACGACTATCGTCACCGGCTTGTGAAGTACACTGGCTATTGGCAGCCGTGGGGCGGCTATGGTTACAGCACGGCAGGCACCTCATGGCGTCTGTACGATGGCGACCGTGTCACCTTGCGGTACGACACCGTGGGAGCCTACACGCAGACCGCGCAATACCTCTGGGGCAGGGACCTGGCCGGACGGCATGCGAGCGGCGACGGAACCGGAGGATTGCTGGTCGTTTGGTCAAATGGAATCGGCTACCTGCCGCACTATGACGGACGCGGAAACATCTGGGGCTTCAGCGGCGGCTACAGCCGAAGCCTGAGCGCCTTTGGCGAGGTGGCATTTTATCCCAGTGGCCTTCCTGCCAACATGCCGATTGGCCTCCTCACCTACGCCCACGGAACCAAGGAATACTTTTCGGACCTTGGGTTACACAACTATGGCCGACGAATCTACGACCCGAAAAGCGGCCGCTTCATCGGCCGGGATCCGATCCAGGAAAACGGCGGTTTGAATTTGTATGCATTCGTGAGAAACAACCCGGCGAACTGGTGGGACTATCTGGGGATGGGCGCATTGAACTGTAGCTACTATGAGGGGCAGCAAGACTGCGAGGACGAAGAGGTCATCACATTGGAACCATTTGGGGTTGATGCCGAATCCTACAAGGAGGAGGAAGACCCCAATTTTGACCCCTTCAGCTTTCCCGACCTGGACATCAGGGATGAGCTTGATGATTTTTCGGAGGAGGGAGAGCCAGGACCGGGGGCTGAGACCAATTCAGAGAACGCAAAGTTGAAAAAGGAGTGCGACGGACTGGCAAAGATCATCGGTACCTTTCAAGGCGAAGCGCAGAAGGCGTTGAACCGATTTAACAGTCAGCTCGCATACTCACGGCGCCTAGCTAACAGCTTTAAGAACGACAATTTGGCGTTCTTGAAGGACGGAACCGGCTTCATCGGCGATATGGGGGGCGATCTTGCATTTAACTGGGGTGCTGGAAAGCTGCTGCCAGACGAGATCGGTCAGATTGCGGGAGAGTTAAAAGACAGTGTGAGCGAAAGTAGCGACGGGAAAGCTTGGTTGACGTTGGGGCATCTCACGCTCGCGACCTACTTCACGATCAACTATTTTAGGCCGACAATCTATCGCTCGCCGAACTTCGGCAGCATCGCGAAATATGGCGGTGGCTCGTTGCTTGTTGGAACAATTGCGATCAAAGCCTACGAGCATTTTGGAGCCACGGCCTACAACGAGTGGCAGCAGGCTGAAATCATGGAGCAGACAAATCAGGCCACATCGCAATTGATGGGGGACTACCTCCATCAAGACGGCTT
- a CDS encoding TonB-dependent receptor, protein MPFVVAADADRGYQSTSTLAGTRLRTELRDVGAAISVVNAQFLADTASTNAKDLLVYTIGTEAAGMGGNFSGMSTGNGFSNAEDGLVSPNQATRVRGLSGADLTRDFFSTDIGMDSYNTERVDISRGANAILFGLGSPAGIINNQLKVANLRRNDITFAERVSRYGAHREVLDVNQTIVRDRLAVRVIGLNDEEQYRQKPAFEDDRRLFASLRWEPHLTRSGSTQVQVSYEDGRIKANRPRLNPPQDGLSVWYSVLDKVALDPTAPTTVTNSPLLAAHLGSAGRWFGQVAAVFTDPASATQGGSGVPPFMMSRGGTPYTQWFAVGSYTALGNNPRFFLNQQFAPEGQAYAGLWKYQELRDPSVFNFYDKLLDGPNKRETADFNALNATIRQTFINDAIGLELAYDRQEHSRRNRSLIGFDAATIHVDMQNKLVDGSPNPNFGRPYFASDSIGNYMVDSDREAFRATTYATIDLTRKAGLLRHLGRHVFTGVYSDQESTRLSRTHQGFAYTLDQNIYADNPAAQSYPGYVAIHYLGNSIASLSSPVGANIQNLTALHNPAATGTALLFDNRKDAWVQAPVSVLDAESNLDKLYSQASRAFNKTRSWSAIWQSYFLNRKLVGLVGWRQDDFSLFDAGVPKKVPVTDQVNPFDPTWVYPDSPTIHARDQTVSWSIVGHAPNFIKRHLPAGTDISVSYNRSENFRPSSTVADVYGRPFAPPSGSTRDIGATLSFADNKFVLRVMRYETTQSNDVSTFYNTFWPGNDVVRAMNGLRGSQTSEVLINRWFGFTPSDSRYLPLRASLTNPAQANNPNPSLTTAESAARNAWFTQRTREEWLRPVDPLLASSWAFTQNASGTWSATRPPNVGNIAATESKGLEIEGTYNPLPYWRITFNAARQKAYRASYGADFAEFVDRNLKLWTDGDGIVASSIRAQNGFEDIPYFNSVTGSRLGILAINNMYIPYLNALAANNAAAQELRKWRFNVITNYDFQHRGLKGFSVGGGARWQDRVAVGYGVKRNELGVWVSDITQPHFGSDELDIDLWAKYSRRLHKDRIRWTVQINIRDLFGNDDLIAVTAQPNGQIASARIPQPMQWSVTNSFTF, encoded by the coding sequence ATGCCATTTGTCGTGGCGGCGGATGCCGATCGCGGCTATCAGTCAACCTCAACGCTTGCCGGCACACGCCTGCGAACGGAGCTGCGTGATGTGGGTGCCGCGATCTCTGTGGTCAATGCGCAGTTCCTCGCAGACACCGCGTCGACGAATGCGAAAGACCTTCTGGTGTACACAATCGGCACCGAGGCCGCCGGAATGGGCGGAAACTTTTCCGGAATGAGCACCGGGAACGGCTTTTCCAATGCTGAGGACGGCCTGGTCAGCCCAAATCAGGCGACACGTGTGCGGGGGTTGAGTGGCGCCGACCTGACCCGCGATTTTTTCTCAACCGATATCGGCATGGATTCCTACAACACGGAGCGCGTCGACATCTCCCGGGGTGCCAACGCCATACTCTTCGGACTGGGAAGCCCCGCTGGCATCATCAACAACCAACTCAAGGTCGCCAACCTCCGGAGAAACGACATCACTTTCGCCGAAAGGGTCAGCCGGTACGGCGCCCATCGCGAGGTGCTCGATGTCAACCAGACAATTGTCAGGGACAGACTCGCCGTGCGGGTCATCGGTCTGAATGACGAGGAGCAGTATCGTCAGAAACCAGCGTTCGAGGACGATCGCCGCCTGTTCGCATCCCTGCGCTGGGAACCCCATCTGACAAGAAGTGGATCCACCCAGGTTCAAGTCAGCTATGAAGATGGTAGAATCAAGGCGAACCGCCCCCGGCTGAATCCACCTCAGGACGGCCTGTCCGTCTGGTACTCTGTTCTCGACAAGGTCGCCCTCGATCCAACGGCTCCAACCACCGTCACAAACAGTCCGTTGCTCGCCGCCCACCTCGGTTCGGCTGGACGCTGGTTCGGTCAGGTCGCTGCTGTCTTCACGGACCCCGCCTCAGCGACACAGGGTGGCAGCGGCGTACCGCCATTCATGATGAGTCGCGGCGGTACCCCCTACACCCAGTGGTTTGCCGTCGGCTCGTATACCGCACTCGGCAACAATCCACGATTCTTTCTCAATCAGCAGTTCGCGCCGGAGGGCCAGGCCTATGCGGGACTCTGGAAATACCAGGAGCTGCGGGATCCCAGTGTCTTCAATTTCTACGACAAGCTCCTCGACGGACCAAACAAGCGTGAGACTGCCGACTTCAACGCATTGAACGCTACAATCCGCCAAACGTTCATCAACGACGCAATCGGACTGGAACTCGCCTACGACCGCCAGGAACACTCCCGACGCAACCGCAGCCTGATAGGCTTCGATGCCGCCACCATCCATGTAGACATGCAGAACAAATTGGTCGACGGATCTCCGAACCCAAACTTCGGTCGACCCTATTTCGCCTCCGATTCGATCGGGAACTACATGGTCGATTCAGATCGCGAGGCCTTCCGCGCCACCACTTACGCCACAATTGACCTGACCCGAAAAGCCGGCCTGCTGCGACACCTGGGACGTCACGTTTTCACAGGTGTCTACAGCGACCAGGAGAGCACCCGCCTTTCCCGCACCCACCAGGGTTTCGCCTACACCCTCGATCAGAACATCTACGCAGACAATCCGGCAGCACAGTCCTATCCCGGCTACGTCGCCATCCACTATCTCGGCAACTCGATCGCCAGCCTCTCCTCCCCGGTCGGAGCAAACATCCAGAATCTCACCGCGTTGCACAATCCGGCCGCCACGGGCACGGCGCTCCTCTTCGACAATCGCAAAGACGCTTGGGTGCAGGCCCCAGTCAGCGTGCTCGATGCTGAGTCCAATCTCGACAAGCTCTACTCCCAGGCTTCGCGCGCGTTCAACAAGACCAGAAGCTGGTCGGCCATCTGGCAAAGCTACTTTCTCAATCGCAAGCTGGTCGGCCTCGTTGGCTGGAGGCAGGATGATTTCTCGCTCTTCGACGCCGGGGTGCCGAAAAAGGTCCCCGTCACTGACCAGGTCAATCCATTCGATCCAACATGGGTCTACCCGGATTCACCCACCATCCATGCCAGGGATCAGACCGTGAGTTGGAGTATCGTCGGGCATGCGCCCAATTTCATCAAGCGCCACCTGCCTGCCGGTACGGACATCAGTGTTTCCTACAATCGCTCGGAGAATTTTCGTCCGTCCTCCACCGTGGCCGACGTCTACGGCCGGCCATTCGCCCCTCCCTCAGGCTCAACCCGCGACATCGGGGCAACCCTTTCCTTTGCCGACAACAAATTCGTCCTGCGTGTGATGCGCTACGAGACCACTCAGTCAAATGACGTCAGCACATTCTACAACACCTTCTGGCCCGGCAACGATGTGGTGCGCGCAATGAACGGCCTTCGCGGCTCCCAGACCTCCGAAGTCTTGATCAACCGCTGGTTTGGCTTCACGCCCTCCGACTCACGCTACCTGCCGCTGCGGGCGAGTCTGACGAACCCGGCTCAAGCCAACAACCCCAATCCATCCCTTACGACTGCCGAGTCGGCGGCACGCAACGCCTGGTTCACCCAGCGCACACGCGAAGAATGGCTCCGGCCTGTCGATCCTCTGCTCGCCTCATCCTGGGCATTCACTCAGAACGCGAGTGGAACCTGGAGCGCGACTCGTCCGCCGAATGTCGGCAACATCGCCGCCACCGAATCGAAGGGGCTGGAAATCGAGGGGACCTACAACCCCCTTCCCTACTGGCGCATCACCTTCAACGCCGCCCGGCAGAAGGCCTACCGAGCCAGCTACGGCGCCGACTTTGCTGAATTCGTCGACCGAAACCTGAAGCTTTGGACCGACGGCGACGGCATAGTCGCTTCAAGCATCCGCGCGCAGAACGGATTCGAGGACATCCCGTATTTCAACAGCGTGACCGGCTCGCGTCTCGGCATTCTGGCGATCAACAACATGTACATCCCGTACCTCAATGCCCTCGCCGCCAACAACGCCGCCGCCCAGGAACTTCGCAAATGGCGCTTCAATGTCATCACCAACTACGACTTTCAGCATCGAGGACTAAAAGGCTTCAGCGTGGGCGGAGGCGCTCGCTGGCAGGATCGGGTCGCTGTCGGCTACGGTGTGAAAAGGAATGAGCTCGGTGTGTGGGTGTCGGACATCACCCAGCCTCACTTCGGAAGTGACGAACTGGACATCGATCTCTGGGCAAAGTATTCGCGAAGGCTCCACAAGGATCGGATCCGCTGGACCGTGCAGATCAATATCCGGGACTTGTTCGGCAACGACGACCTCATTGCCGTGACCGCGCAGCCCAACGGTCAGATCGCCTCGGCGCGCATCCCGCAGCCCATGCAGTGGTCTGTCACAAATTCGTTCACATTCTGA
- a CDS encoding UxaA family hydrolase, giving the protein MMEPFQFQSLARLAAEGDNVAIATRRIEAGGVIDFFGVVMTIHHTVLEGHRFAVRAIAPGGKLLSWGLPFGRAMRAIAPGDYVCNDSMIRALASREVTGKIPSQANFLDEIEPFVLDERSFSPAPPLELAPERRTFQGYRRGGSRGVGTRNFIVILGTTSRTASAAREIAARLQPLAGAHAGVDGIVAVSHTEGGGVEAPNNVLEIHRALSGFMLHPNVGAIVAVDFGVEPVNNRTLKHFMRSEGGGLDHVPHRFVSLQGGVKAGYAEVEEWVRGCIALVASARRTREPLAGLTIGLQCGGSDAFSGVSGNPLAGSVVHEVIRNGGAGVLCETDELVGAESYMLRSVRDIDTARSLLRTIERFKDRLAWHGVTAEANPSAGNKLRGLYNIVLKSLGAAHKKDPRSRVEHVIEYGEPAPGPGFHFMNSPGNDLEGIAGQVASGCNLFLFVTGNGSITNFPFVPTIKLTTTTRRHELLIHEMDVNAGRYLDGESMEALTAETLDLVVATASGEKTKGEIAGHSQVSIWRNWRQTDASRLPELQSRPEPAGRAVLGRDAARLATAHRPVELPQVTVKVYPRGHDTWATERVGLVFPTSLCSTQVARMAAERMNAAGLGRPQGISRFVAPQHTEGCGYGGASMHERLLRTYLGYATHPNVAAALFLEHGCEKIPNDVMRRHLESAGMEPSQFGWASVQLDGGIDSALGKVGDWFERRLKIMAGPVAANGGIGLLSIAVQSVAGLDEACYESLAEFVLGAVAAGGTVLVPESDPLLMAATRLRRILGAGVAASLSHGQCSRERGLHIVATESTDFSENLAGLGACGANLAVSAVSIHPREGHPLVPVLQFDGTGGAAEGSRDYSDGLLAIDVKHDLELITGRIAGVIAGNYTTACTSLGFSHFQITRGLLGVSA; this is encoded by the coding sequence ATGATGGAGCCGTTCCAATTTCAGTCGCTGGCGCGACTCGCAGCGGAAGGTGACAATGTGGCCATCGCCACGCGGCGCATCGAGGCCGGTGGCGTGATCGACTTTTTTGGGGTTGTGATGACGATTCACCACACGGTCCTTGAGGGTCATCGATTCGCTGTCCGAGCAATTGCACCGGGCGGGAAACTGCTCTCGTGGGGACTGCCCTTCGGCCGGGCAATGCGGGCGATCGCTCCTGGGGACTATGTTTGCAATGACTCGATGATCCGGGCGCTGGCTTCCCGGGAGGTGACAGGGAAGATTCCATCACAGGCGAACTTCCTGGATGAGATAGAACCCTTCGTCCTGGATGAACGATCGTTTTCTCCCGCTCCGCCGCTGGAATTGGCTCCGGAGCGGCGAACCTTCCAGGGCTACCGCCGCGGTGGATCCCGTGGCGTGGGAACGAGGAACTTCATCGTCATCCTTGGCACAACGTCGCGAACAGCCAGTGCGGCGCGTGAGATTGCTGCTCGCCTCCAGCCGCTTGCAGGGGCTCATGCTGGTGTCGACGGCATAGTCGCCGTCTCGCATACCGAGGGAGGCGGGGTGGAAGCGCCGAACAACGTGCTCGAGATTCATCGCGCCCTCTCTGGATTCATGCTGCATCCGAATGTTGGCGCGATCGTCGCGGTCGATTTCGGGGTGGAGCCCGTGAACAATCGCACGCTGAAGCATTTCATGCGCTCGGAGGGCGGCGGGCTGGATCATGTGCCGCACCGGTTCGTTTCGCTTCAGGGCGGAGTGAAAGCCGGCTATGCGGAGGTTGAGGAATGGGTGCGCGGATGCATCGCGCTCGTGGCCTCGGCCCGCCGGACGCGGGAGCCGCTCGCCGGACTGACGATTGGGCTGCAGTGCGGGGGAAGCGACGCGTTCTCCGGCGTTTCGGGAAACCCGCTCGCGGGATCTGTTGTTCATGAAGTGATCCGCAACGGCGGAGCGGGAGTTCTGTGCGAAACGGACGAGTTGGTGGGAGCCGAAAGCTACATGCTGCGGTCGGTGCGCGACATCGATACGGCGCGTTCGCTGTTGAGGACGATTGAACGTTTCAAGGATCGGCTTGCCTGGCATGGAGTCACTGCGGAAGCCAACCCGTCGGCGGGAAACAAGCTCCGGGGGCTGTACAACATTGTCCTGAAGTCCCTCGGTGCCGCCCACAAGAAGGACCCCCGCTCCCGCGTGGAGCATGTCATCGAGTACGGCGAACCCGCACCCGGGCCTGGATTCCATTTCATGAACAGTCCCGGCAACGATCTCGAGGGCATTGCGGGCCAGGTGGCCTCGGGCTGCAACCTGTTCCTCTTCGTGACGGGAAACGGCTCGATCACGAATTTCCCCTTTGTCCCGACGATCAAGCTGACGACGACGACACGCAGGCATGAGCTGCTCATCCATGAGATGGATGTGAATGCCGGGCGCTATCTCGACGGGGAGAGCATGGAGGCGCTGACCGCGGAGACCCTGGATCTTGTGGTGGCGACTGCCTCGGGTGAAAAGACAAAGGGCGAGATTGCGGGGCACTCCCAGGTGTCGATCTGGCGAAACTGGCGTCAGACCGACGCATCGCGGCTGCCGGAGCTGCAATCGAGGCCCGAACCGGCGGGCAGGGCGGTTCTTGGCCGTGACGCGGCGCGGCTTGCGACGGCTCATCGCCCCGTGGAACTGCCTCAAGTCACAGTAAAAGTGTATCCACGCGGGCATGACACCTGGGCGACCGAACGGGTGGGGCTCGTGTTTCCAACAAGTCTCTGCTCGACGCAGGTGGCGCGAATGGCGGCGGAGCGGATGAATGCGGCCGGCCTGGGGCGGCCGCAGGGCATTTCCCGCTTCGTCGCGCCGCAGCATACGGAGGGCTGCGGATACGGAGGCGCCTCCATGCATGAGCGGTTGCTTCGAACGTATCTCGGCTATGCCACCCATCCCAATGTGGCGGCGGCGCTTTTTCTTGAACACGGATGTGAAAAGATTCCAAACGACGTGATGCGCCGCCACCTGGAGTCTGCCGGGATGGAACCAAGTCAATTTGGCTGGGCGAGTGTTCAACTTGACGGCGGCATCGACAGCGCACTGGGAAAGGTTGGGGATTGGTTTGAGCGGCGCCTGAAAATCATGGCGGGGCCGGTGGCGGCGAATGGAGGCATCGGACTGCTCTCGATCGCGGTGCAGTCGGTTGCCGGGCTGGATGAGGCGTGCTATGAAAGCCTGGCTGAATTCGTGCTGGGCGCAGTGGCTGCAGGCGGGACGGTGCTTGTGCCGGAATCGGATCCGCTGCTCATGGCGGCGACGCGCCTGCGAAGGATACTGGGGGCGGGAGTCGCGGCGAGTCTGAGCCATGGGCAGTGCAGCCGGGAACGAGGACTGCACATTGTCGCGACGGAAAGCACGGACTTCTCGGAAAACCTTGCCGGACTCGGAGCATGCGGAGCCAATCTTGCTGTATCCGCCGTTTCAATACACCCAAGAGAGGGGCATCCCCTGGTCCCGGTGCTTCAGTTCGACGGGACCGGGGGGGCAGCGGAAGGCTCCAGGGACTATTCGGATGGCCTGCTTGCGATCGATGTGAAGCACGACCTCGAGTTGATCACGGGCCGCATTGCCGGTGTGATCGCCGGAAACTACACCACGGCCTGCACATCCCTCGGCTTCAGCCATTTCCAGATCACCCGTGGACTGCTGGGTGTTTCAGCCTAG
- a CDS encoding LacI family DNA-binding transcriptional regulator → MKERTAEKPPVTVCSIAKAARVSIGAVSSVLNNRHEERRISEKTVLKVRAAAARLGYLPNIGARRLRTGAQMRQTIVLALITSHQAPLLLVNHFVAGLREAAGRAGVRANVSYLLQIGMFEAGKLAELPGLLSGDHFNAAVITNTTMEDDAFLANTKLPYPTVLVNRAIPGYASVMERPGSGTRAAEIFVQAGRSRLAVLHGSPLTQITRMRVNEFLEASQRLTGRRAPEIVAKALSEESAAAAMVSCLKRGADFDALYAVTDGEALGAYHAFARTGRVVPGDVAVIGVGDYAISRFFNPPLSCVGASHQDLALSAADLLIRRLWAPGSGEERVELEFDEHLRESTNHASARERC, encoded by the coding sequence ATGAAGGAAAGGACTGCGGAAAAACCTCCCGTCACCGTCTGCAGCATCGCGAAGGCGGCTCGTGTTTCGATCGGCGCCGTATCCTCGGTCCTCAACAATCGCCACGAGGAGCGGCGCATTTCAGAAAAGACCGTGTTGAAGGTGAGGGCGGCGGCTGCGAGGCTGGGCTACCTGCCGAACATCGGAGCGCGCAGGCTGAGGACGGGTGCGCAGATGCGGCAGACGATCGTGCTTGCGCTGATCACGAGCCACCAGGCCCCGCTGCTGCTTGTGAACCATTTTGTTGCGGGGCTGCGGGAGGCGGCTGGCAGGGCCGGCGTGCGCGCGAATGTTTCCTACCTGCTGCAGATCGGCATGTTTGAGGCGGGCAAACTTGCGGAGCTTCCCGGGCTGCTGAGCGGGGATCACTTCAATGCCGCCGTCATCACGAACACCACCATGGAGGACGACGCGTTCCTCGCGAACACGAAGCTGCCCTATCCCACTGTGCTTGTGAACCGCGCGATACCCGGGTACGCGAGCGTCATGGAGCGCCCGGGAAGCGGAACCCGGGCTGCGGAAATTTTTGTGCAGGCCGGGCGGAGCCGGCTCGCCGTGCTGCATGGCAGCCCTCTGACTCAGATCACCCGCATGAGGGTGAACGAGTTTCTGGAGGCGTCGCAGCGTCTGACCGGGCGACGTGCCCCTGAAATTGTCGCAAAGGCGCTTTCGGAGGAATCCGCGGCTGCGGCCATGGTGTCCTGCCTGAAGAGGGGCGCGGATTTCGATGCGCTTTACGCGGTGACGGACGGGGAGGCGCTGGGCGCGTATCACGCGTTTGCGCGAACCGGACGAGTGGTTCCCGGGGATGTCGCCGTCATTGGCGTCGGAGACTACGCAATCTCCCGGTTTTTCAATCCCCCCCTGTCCTGCGTCGGAGCGTCGCATCAGGACCTCGCATTGTCTGCGGCGGACCTTCTCATCCGGCGCCTTTGGGCGCCCGGTTCAGGAGAGGAACGGGTCGAACTGGAGTTCGATGAGCACTTGAGGGAATCAACGAACCATGCGAGTGCGCGGGAGCGCTGCTAG
- a CDS encoding NAD(P)/FAD-dependent oxidoreductase, producing MNSSTHYDVVILGAGMSGLAAGIRLAHFGRKVCIFERHNAVGGLNGFYSIAGRKFDVGLHAVTNFVRAGVKGTPLGKLLRQLRIDREQFALCEQRRSRIAFGPRGEVSLGFTNDFMVLEAAIAERFPAQIDGFRRLVALVRAYDDVSLDAPPRSARAMLREHVTDPLLEDMLLCPLMYYGSSQSGDMEFGQFVIMFKAIFLEGFARPLEGVRVILRVLLEKYREAGGERRMKCGVSRIQTRGDRVVSLRLDSGEEVTADHVISSIGLSETQALVETEAGPAGHVAASNPQGPRLSFAETICILDRQPAEMGWMDDTIVFFNDSERLTYARPKDAVDLRSGVICFPNNFVYPDHHCLPEGILRVTCQANFHAWERLAVDEYRREKARWFATMQHSAMRFLPEPGARLLEDATVTTDMFTPLTVRRYTGHEEGAIYGAPQKVRSGRTAYSNLYLCGTDQGFLGIIGAMMSGISMANYHVLAKPG from the coding sequence GTGAACAGCAGCACGCATTATGACGTTGTGATCCTGGGGGCTGGCATGTCCGGCCTGGCTGCGGGGATCAGGCTGGCGCACTTCGGCAGGAAGGTGTGCATCTTCGAGAGGCACAATGCCGTCGGCGGGCTCAATGGATTCTACAGCATTGCGGGACGGAAGTTCGACGTGGGACTGCATGCCGTGACAAATTTCGTTCGCGCCGGCGTCAAGGGCACCCCGCTGGGAAAACTGCTGCGGCAGCTCCGGATTGATCGCGAACAGTTCGCCCTCTGCGAGCAGCGGCGGTCCCGCATCGCGTTCGGACCGCGCGGCGAGGTCTCGCTTGGCTTCACAAATGACTTCATGGTGCTGGAGGCGGCAATTGCGGAGCGGTTTCCAGCACAGATCGACGGTTTCCGACGGCTGGTGGCGCTGGTTCGCGCCTATGACGACGTTTCACTCGATGCGCCACCCAGGTCCGCGCGCGCGATGTTGCGCGAACACGTCACTGATCCATTGCTCGAGGACATGCTGCTTTGCCCCCTGATGTACTATGGAAGCTCCCAGTCCGGCGACATGGAGTTCGGACAGTTTGTCATCATGTTCAAGGCGATCTTCCTGGAGGGATTTGCGAGGCCACTGGAAGGCGTGCGCGTGATCCTTCGCGTGCTTCTGGAAAAATACCGGGAAGCGGGCGGGGAGCGCAGGATGAAATGTGGCGTCAGCCGGATCCAGACACGCGGGGACCGCGTGGTGTCCCTGCGGCTGGATTCGGGCGAGGAGGTCACTGCGGATCATGTGATCAGTTCGATTGGCCTGAGTGAAACCCAGGCTCTGGTGGAGACTGAGGCGGGGCCAGCGGGTCATGTTGCTGCTTCGAATCCGCAGGGCCCGCGGTTGTCCTTCGCCGAGACCATCTGCATTCTGGACAGGCAGCCTGCCGAAATGGGTTGGATGGACGACACCATTGTGTTTTTCAACGATTCCGAGCGCCTGACCTACGCACGCCCCAAGGATGCTGTCGATCTGCGCAGCGGGGTCATTTGTTTTCCGAACAACTTCGTGTATCCAGACCACCATTGCCTGCCCGAAGGCATCCTTCGCGTGACATGCCAGGCGAATTTTCATGCCTGGGAGCGCCTTGCGGTGGATGAATACCGGCGGGAAAAGGCGCGATGGTTCGCCACGATGCAGCACAGCGCGATGCGCTTTCTTCCGGAGCCCGGGGCGCGCCTGCTCGAGGACGCCACTGTCACGACCGACATGTTCACGCCCCTGACCGTGCGTCGCTACACAGGGCATGAGGAGGGTGCGATATACGGTGCGCCTCAGAAGGTTCGGTCGGGCAGGACGGCCTATTCGAACCTCTATCTTTGCGGCACTGATCAGGGTTTTCTTGGGATCATTGGCGCCATGATGAGCGGAATCTCCATGGCCAACTACCATGTTCTCGCCAAACCGGGGTGA